Proteins found in one Aspergillus puulaauensis MK2 DNA, chromosome 8, nearly complete sequence genomic segment:
- a CDS encoding uncharacterized protein (COG:S;~EggNog:ENOG410PP9I;~InterPro:IPR001810,IPR032675;~go_function: GO:0005515 - protein binding [Evidence IEA]) has protein sequence MPQPSMASPLLSLPLEILLEITGRLAEGDLQGVHALSLVNKRCCSLANRHRFRNVHFTILGEKRMQVHIERWEQILARNEAFAFVRRLSVHLAINGTGPSSEYDHMDDPEEREPDEYRHAFIDENEWSCLKNTYFLLFFSPSRIGINPPQERDTWRPLASFLRRLSGLEDFVWITGVEVPVCFLNVLHQDIPACRLHLRAFSGFKSLTADGQLNEYEHTLATSRSLSSVVCEVNQGVNSLQEQAIMQMAAGASPSLEQLYIRYSPPDFTSPYWLTHGARPTLPKCFHNQPSRTLSSLRVLGMAGSSPDGTAKDELEGWSKIIPFHNLQGLQLHTFQNERLLVNAPLYRFSSLKTLALDLGINKMNIEDRQGTAYRMDSAAGGFLYSLPPLESLYLSSTYSEKSFNAAIQRHGPRLKRFGLVPQLSQDSWRWRITPEMLQEVSSACPNLSSLTVRIERTQGDANEINIYKALRLVRLKHLTIELDCAFKSRENPYGTESIRDFLINRAVDEALVRAILAKITEESHCSTLQSLTVVPRTSGRLPWGLDDFSRLMPKTWKLERPSDRFILTRVSYEETYDMARDLGSLESQFRELWPLKRGDNWTFDWHSLPLA, from the coding sequence ATGCCACAACCTTCCATGGCTTCTCCTCTCCTATCTCTCCCTTTGGAGATCCTTCTTGAAATTACCGGACGGCTTGCCGAGGGAGATCTGCAGGGCGTGCACGCACTCTCTCTTGTGAACAAGCGATGCTGCTCTCTTGCCAACCGACATCGCTTTCGAAATGTCCATTTCACTATCCTTGGGGAGAAGCGTATGCAGGTGCATATTGAACGGTGGGAGCAGATTTTGGCTCGCAACGAAGCCTTTGCGTTTGTTCGGCGTTTGAGCGTCCACCTAGCTATTAACGGAACGGGCCCATCATCCGAATACGACCACATGGATGATCCAGAAGAGCGCGAGCCGGACGAATATCGGCATGCGTTCATCGACGAGAACGAATGGTCCTGTTTGAAAAATACATACTTTTTGTTATTTTTCTCTCCATCAAGGATTGGGATTAACCCACCGCAAGAGAGAGACACCTGGAGACCGCTAGCCTCTTTCCTCCGAAGGCTATCAGGGCTTGAGGACTTCGTTTGGATCACTGGCGTGGAGGTTCCTGTCTGTTTCTTGAATGTCTTGCATCAAGATATACCGGCTTGTCGTCTACACCTTAGAGCATTCAGTGGGTTTAAGAGCCTCACTGCAGACGGCCAGCTCAATGAGTATGAGCATACTCTTGCAACCTCACGGTCCCTGTCTAGTGTTGTTTGTGAGGTCAACCAGGGAGTAAACTCacttcaggaacaggctaTTATGCAGATGGCCGCTGGAGCTTCCCCAAGTCTTGAGCAACTCTATATACGCTACAGCCCTCCCGATTTCACAAGCCCTTACTGGCTAACCCACGGTGCCCGACCAACGCTCCCAAAATGCTTCCACAATCAACCCAGCAGGACCCTCTCTAGCCTCCGCGTGTTGGGTATGGCTGGATCAAGCCCCGATGGTACGGCGAAGGATGAACTAGAAGGCTGGAGCAAGATCATACCCTTTCACAACCTTCAAGGTCTCCAATTGCATACCTTTCAAAATGAGCGCCTGCTTGTAAACGCACCGCTCTACCGCTTCTCCTCATTGAAAACGCTAGCCTTGGACCTTGGTATTAACAAAATGAACATTGAAGATCGTCAAGGTACAGCATATCGGATGGATAGTGCTGCCGGTGGTTTTCTCTACAGTTTACCTCCTCTTGAAAGTCTCTATCTCTCAAGTACATACTCTGAGAAATCATTCAACGCTGCCATACAGCGTCATGGACCACGATTAAAACGGTTCGGCCTCGTACCTCAGCTCAGCCAAGACagttggcgatggagaaTTACACCGGAAATGCTTCAGGAGGTCAGCAGTGCCTGTCCGAATCTCTCATCGCTCACAGTGCGCATCGAGAGGACCCAGGGAGACGCCAACGAGATTAACATATACAAAGCTCTAAGGCTTGTACGCCTTAAACACCTAACAATTGAGTTAGACTGCGCTTTCAAATCAAGGGAGAACCCATATGGCACCGAGAGCATCCGCGACTTTTTGATCAATCGAGCCGTCGATGAAGCGTTGGTGCGCGCGATACTTGCAAAAATAACCGAGGAATCCCACTGTTCAACTCTACAGTCACTCACGGTCGTCCCTCGGACATCAGGAAGGCTACCTTGGGGCTTAGACGATTTCTCGCGCTTGATGCCGAAAACGTGGAAACTGGAGCGGCCAAGTGACCGCTTCATTCTCACAAGAGTAAGTTATGAGGAAACCTATGACATGGCAAGAGACCTGGGTAGCTTGGAATCGCAATTTCGCGAGCTCTGGCCTTTGAAAAGGGGAGATAATTGGACATTCGATTGGCACAGCCTTCCGTTGGCCTGA
- a CDS encoding uncharacterized protein (CAZy:GH18;~COG:G;~EggNog:ENOG410PIGP;~InterPro:IPR036861,IPR011583,IPR029070,IPR001223, IPR017853,IPR018392,IPR001579,IPR036779;~PFAM:PF00704;~SECRETED:SignalP(1-30);~go_function: GO:0004553 - hydrolase activity, hydrolyzing O-glycosyl compounds [Evidence IEA];~go_function: GO:0008061 - chitin binding [Evidence IEA];~go_process: GO:0005975 - carbohydrate metabolic process [Evidence IEA]) has product MAVLRQYGQGMEALCLFLVLVALMNHMVDAQLTFPRRCPVACNETSSPQDWAQYRRLQDLSRCDQDILFDLNIYNDVDHHSPIRACSRPSIEVPEAPSRLRRWLSSRTSQLKPRNGTAEGLQEAQETIQVLKWDTATAEVDSASAVSAASAISEQLQNTAAGSSAYLFAKSGNALVGTFVGAQFEKDTAARLIQDFLDNAVSGRSGLGRVGAQICGSSERSSSTRTFGILADSAANLADVQQSLRQWHQAKCISAPRSGQGWKSTVKMLPARKVSGGRDYSVATTAAAGECTAIKAIAGDGCYALADRCDITQEELKKYNPQEEDLCKAIQAGEHYCCSAGDMPDFSPQPDKDGSCKTYRIKAKDNCYEISEANRMTKKQIEDRNKNTWGWMGCDSLTVGSLICLSTGDPPMPAPIPNAICGPQKPGTKQPEDMSNLADINPCPLKTCCNIWGQCGITEEFCTESPSDTGAPGTAKPGSNGCISSCGLDIVNNDEPPSTFMKVGYFEAYNLDRECLHMLPRHIDSSYTHIHFAFAGITKDFDVDLLGLDDMFEEFKSIRAGKRILSFGGWSFSTDYDSFPIFREGVTAEQRQTFANNVVQFMEDHELDGLDFDWEYPGAPDIPGIPPGSDTDGPNYLEFLRLVRQKLPEGKELGIAAPASYWYLRGFPIAEISKVVDYIIYMAYDLHGQWDYGNEWAVEGCPAGDCLRSHVNQTEIEYSLAMVTKAGVAANKLVIGMALYGRSFQMTDAGCSGPDCTFSGPESGAKPGKCTDTRGYISNYEIRRVLATSSNAKLTTDDAGGDLLIYDDVQWVSWMSEENYRKRVEWVKSLNMGGTSDWAVDLDGNYAVGEGPDPDGLPGMVYISPSIYEEDEPVVQCEKFPCTFIFPPWRLESPTTISPSATTLTFEEYWHTTQPQGSGQSAVTRTVGSLTSTVITPSPLTLTSIDVWNVVVEDTDDTDSKGLIWLTSSIILPPMTFTKSFSDQPPETTSTTDNPVSRPPITWTWSPGPYPTMPVPNDDNPNPHPPLPPGDYPASVTFSEGTPKPTCAPDEDCGGGCSSDCDGENDSHGCVICGCIGVPDACPPGLGGCVGTGCGGGGGGGGGGGGGGGGGGDGGDDNPTTCQTKTTASWCTEQCTVTSLPSTTTTTCKEKCPRTFSACSATDSTTTSDTITIACPSPTPFTGSLGSILAYTGDFSYTMREIPDPPEDDEEPTSTASTLPAWPTKTITSRPDDPDNDPSLVGKCLADLDGYPSFSKDDAEDAIRGLCYGQFQDTLRWPDPGFIVLGETAGAWVDWTDDQLECSPHSKGWELGDYCWKVCTEYILAPCDNWDEKGKYYGGGIVLDNERFGGCVQFGIVHTKLMDALERANNGTALRTITVGAAPRSTAGPDP; this is encoded by the exons ATGGCAGTCCTACGCCAGTACGGCCAGGGCATGGAAGCCCTATGCCTTTTCCTGGTTCTCGTGGCGTTGATGAACCATATGGTTGACGCTCAACTGACTTTCCCCCGCCGCTGCCCAGTTGCCTGCAATGAAACTTCTTCCCCTCAAGACTGGGCGCAATACCGCCGTCTCCAGGATCTGAGCCGCTGCGATCAGGATATCCTCTTTGACCTGAACATTTACAACGACGTCGATCACCACTCCCCAATACGGGCCTGTTCTCGGCCATCGATCGAGGTGCCCGAAGCCCCATCGAGACTGAGAAGGTGGCTCTCTTCACGAACATCCCAGCTCAAGCCCCGCAACGGAACTGCCGAGGGCCTCCAAGAGGCTCAGGAGACCATCCAAGTCCTGAAGTGGGATACTGCAACAGCCGAAGTCGACTCGGCGAGTGCTGTCTCTGCTGCGAGCGCCATATCGGAGCAGTTGCAGAATACTGCGGCAGGCTCCTCGGCATACCTCTTCGCCAAATCCGGCAATGCCTTGGTTGGTACCTTTGTGGGGGCCCAGTTCGAGAAAGATACTGCTGCCCGTCTGATCCAAGACTTCTTGGACAACGCGGTCAGCGGGAGATCGGGCCTGGGACGAGTTGGAGCCCAGATATGTGGCAGTAGTGAGCGTTCGTCGAGCACACGCACATTTGGCATTCTTGCGGACTCTGCTGCGAATCTAGCGGATGTCCAGCAGTCATTGCGCCAGTGGCACCAGGCCAAATGCATCTCTGCCCCTCGGAGCGGGCAGGGATGGAAATCCACGGTGAAAATGCTGCCAGCAAGAAAGGTCAGTGGTGGACGGGACTACTCGGTTgcgacaacagcagccgcTGGCGAGTGTACTGCAATCAAAGCTATTGCTGGCGATGGGTGCTATGCGCTCGCGGACCGATGTGACATCACCCAAGAAGAGCTCAAAAAGTACAATccgcaggaagaagacctgTGCAAGGCAATTCAGGCTGGGGAGCACTATTGCTGTTCAGCTGGAGATATGCCAGATTTCTCGCCACAGCCTGATAAGGACGGCAGCTGCAAGACATATAGGATCAAGGCCAAAGATAACTGCTACGAGATCAGCGAAGCAAACAGGATGACCAAAAAGCAAATCGAAGATCGCAACAAGAATAcctggggctggatgggCTGCGACAGTCTTACTGTAGGCAGTCTGATTTGCCTGAGTACGGGTGACCCCCCAATGCCTGCGCCTATCCCAAACGCTATCTGTGGGCCTCAGAAGCCTGGAACCAAGCAGCCCGAAGACATGTCGAACTTGGCAGATATAAACCCTTGTCCTCTGAAGACATGTTGCAATATTTGGGGCCAGTGCGGAATTACCGAAGAGTTCTGTACTGAGTCCCCCTCAGATACTGGAGCCCCAGGCACTGCTAAGCCAGGTTCAAACGGTTGTATCTCGAGCTGTGGATTGGACATCGTGAACAATGATGAGCCACCTTCTACGTTCATGAAGGTTGGGTACTTTGAAGCGTATAATCTTGATCGGGAATGCCTTCACATGCTG CCCCGACATATCGATAGTTCATACACTCATATT CACTTTGCCTTTGCCGGTATCACCAAGGATTTCGACGTCGACCTCCTAGGCCTGGACGACATGTTCGAGGAGTTCAAGTCCATCAGAGCTGGAAAGCGCATTCTTTCCTTTGGCGGTTGGTCGTTTTCCACTGACTATGACTCGTTTCCTATTTTCCGAGAAGGTGTGACAGCAGAGCAAAGGCAAACCTTTGCGAACAATGTCGTTCAG TTTATGGAAGACCACGAGCTTGACGGACTCGACTTTGACTGGGAGTACCCAGGGGCCCCTGATATCCCCGGGATACCGCCTGGATCTGATACAGACGGGCCAAACTATCTTGAGTTTCTGAGGCTTGTTCGCCAGAAGCTCCCAGAGGGCAAGGAGCTTGGGATTGCGGCGCCTGCTTCCTACTGGTATCTCCGTGGGTTTCCGATTGCAGAAATCAGTAAGGTGGtggattatattatttacaTGGCCTATGACCTACACGGACAATGGGACTACGGAAACGAATGGGCAGT TGAGGGATGTCCGGCTGGAGACTGTCTCCGTTCCCATGTTAATCAAACTGAAATCGAGTACTCTCTAGCCATGGTTACAAAGGCAGGCGTTGCGGCTAATAAGTTAGTTATTGGAATGGCACTCTATGGAAGAAGCTTTCAGATGACAGATGCCGGTTGCTCCGGGCCAGACTGTACATTCAGTGGGCCAGAATCTGGAGCAAAGCCCGGAAAATGCACTGATACCCGGGGGTATATCTCTAACTATGAGATCCGCCGGGTCCTGGCAACGTCCTCCAATGCAAAACTAACTACAGATGACGCTGGGGGCGATCTGTTGATCTACGATGATGTGCAGTGGGTGTCATGGATGTCTGAAGAAAACTATCGCAAACGCGTGGAATGGGTTAAGAGCCTGAACATGGGAGGGACATCAGACTGGGCAGTAGACCTCGATGGCAACTACGCTGTTGGCGAGGGCCCTGATCCTGATGGGTTACCGGGCATGGTATACATCAGCCCGAGCATctatgaggaagacgaaccTGTCGTGCAATGCGAAAAGTTCCCCTGCACTTTTATCTTCCCCCCATGGCGGCTCGAATCTCCGACGACCATCAGTCCAAGCGCCACGACTCTTACATTTGAGGAATACTGGCATACCACGCAACCTCAGGGGTCTGGGCAATCCGCCGTCACCCGCACGGTGGGATCGCTGACTTCAACGGTCATCACGCCTTCGCCTCTTACATTGACTAGCATCGACGTTTGGAATGTGGTCGTTGAGGATACGGACGATACAGACAGCAAAGGCCTCATCTGGCTTACCAGCAGCATCATCCTACCGCCGATGACATTTACCAAATCCTTTTCAGACCAGCCGCCGGAAACCACCAGTACAACAGATAATCCGGTCTCACGACCACCCATTACCTGGACATGGAGCCCCGGGCCTTACCCTACCATGCCAGTTCCGAATGATGACAATCCAAACCCACACCCCCCTCTGCCTCCGGGTGATTATCCCGCCTCTGTTACGTTTAGCGAAGGCACTCCGAAGCCAACTTGCGCGCCGGACGAAGACTGCGGCGGTGGCTGTAGTTCAGATTGCGACGGAGAAAACGACAGCCACGGGTGTGTAATTTGCGGCTGTATTGGGGTTCCCGATGCATGTCCTCCTGGATTAGGCGGATGCGTTGGTACAggctgtggtggtggcggcggcggaggaggaggaggaggaggaggtggtggtggtggtggtgatggaggGGATGATAATCCTACAACATGCCAGACCAAAACAACAGCCTCCTGGTGCACGGAGCAATGCACTGTaacctccctccccagcaCCACGACAACAACCTGCAAGGAGAAATGCCCACGGACGTTCTCCGCATGCTCGGCAACCGACAGCACAACTACCAGCGACACCATAACGATTGCCTGTCCCTCGCCCACGCCCTTCACTGGCTCCCTCGGCTCTATATTGGCATACACAGGTGACTTCTCATACACGATGCGCGAGATTCCAGATCCcccagaagacgacgaggagccaACATCAACGGCGTCTACTCTGCCCGCGTGGCCAACCAAAACCATAACATCTCGCCCCGACGACCCCGACAACGACCCCAGCCTCGTTGGAAAGTGTCTGGCTGACCTGGACGGCTATCCGAGCTTCTCAAAAGACGATGCAGAGGATGCCATCCGGGGCCTATGTTACGGACAGTTCCAGGACACACTACGCTGGCCCGACCCCGGATTCATCGTATTGGGCGAAACCGCAGGTGCCTGGGTAGACTGGACGGACGACCAGCTGGAGTGCTCTCCCCACAGCAAGGGATGGGAACTAGGCGACTATTGCTGGAAGGTCTGCACGGAGTATATCCTGGCCCCATGTGACAACTGGGATGAGAAAGGGAAGTATTACGGGGGCGGGATAGTTCTTGACAATGAGCGCTTTGGCGGGTGTGTCCAGTTTGGAATTGTGCATACGAAGCTGATGGACGCGCTGGAACGGGCGAACAATGGC